The genomic stretch CGAGAACCACTTCGAGGCGCAGGGCGCCAAGGACGCCTACGTGTCGGCGTCGGGCGCGCTGAACACGCTGGCCGTGTCGCTGATGAAGATCGCCAACGACATCCGCTGGCTGGCGAGCGGCCCCACCTCGGGGCTGGCCGAGATCGGGCTTCCCGCCATCCAGCCGGGCTCCAGCATCATGCCGGGAAAGGTGAACCCGGTGATGAGCGAGGCCATGATGATGCTGTGCGCGCAGGTGATGGGGAACCACGTGGCGATCACCGTGGGCGGCCAGCACGGCAACTTCGAGCTGAACGTGATGATGCCGGTGATGGCGCACAACTTCCTCGAGTCGGTTTCCATCCTGGCAAAGGGCTGCGACGCCTTCCGCACGAACGCGGTGGAGGGGATCACCGCCAACCGCGAGCGCTGCCGCGAGCTCCTGGAGCGCAACCCGAGCATCGCCACGGCGCTCAACGCCTACATCGGCTACGACGAGGCCGCGGCGGTCGCCAAGGAGTCGGCCAGGAACTTCGAGTCCGTCCGCGACGTGGTGAAGCGCCGGGGCCTGCTGTCCGACGAGCAGCTGGACACGGTGCTGAACGTGCGCGACATGACGGAGCCGGGCATCCCCGGCGGCGGCGCGGTCGCCGGCGGCGGCTGACCGGGGGAACGGAGGGTTGGGGGCGCTCCGGAGAGTGCCCTTATCCGCCGCTTAAAGCGCGGTATCGGGAACCAGTTCGGCAGCATGGGGTACGGAGGATGAAACCCGCTACCATGGAACGAGCTTCGTGCGAGGACCCCACCGGCAGGCCATCGGATCCACGACCGATGCCAGGCAGGTGATCGACGACGTGCGGCACTTCTCTCCGGAACTGGCTGCGCGGCTCGGGATCGCATCACCCCGTTCGATCGCGGTACGCACCGGCGTGTTCCGGTGATTCGCCGCGTTCGATCCACCCCCTGTTTTCCAGACGCATTTTCGCCGCACACAGCGCCGCTGGCCGGGTGCGGCCAGACAGGCTCATGAGCACACACGACCCGAGTCCCTACGTTCTTCCCTGCGGGCACACCGTTCGCGACGCCGCGCAGACGCATTACTGCACCTACCTGCACCTGCCGCAGCTGCTGTCGCTGCAGCCGGGCCCGGACAAGGTGCGGCACCCCGAGGAGCACCTGTTCGTGGTGACGCACCAGGCGTTCGAGCTGTGGTTCACCCAGCTTCGCGTGGACCTGCCCCGCATCATCCAGGCGCTGGACGCCGACGACCTGGCGATGGGGGCGTGGCTGGCCCAGCGGTGCACCCGGGTGGTGCGGATGTTCTCGCCGATGATGCGCATGCTGGAAACCATGACGCTGGGCGGCTTTTACGCATTCCGCAACCACCTGGTGCCGGCGAGCGGCGGCGAGAGCGGGCAGTGGCCCGAGATCGAGGTCCTGTCCGGCGCCCGCGAGCCCGAGTTCCGGCGCTACCTGCAATCGGAGATCAGTCCCGACCCCTCATCCGTCCCGCATACGTACCTGTGGACGGACCGCCTCGCCGAACTGTGGGACCAGCCTTCGGTGGCCTCCGCGGCCGAGGCGGCGTTCGCGCGCCGGGGCGTAACGCCGGCGCAGGCGTACGAGGCGTCGCACCTGGGCGGCGGGCACGGCGACCTGACCGCACTGGCCGAGGCGCTGCTGGATTACGACGAGGAGGTGCGCATCTGGCGCTTCATGCATGCGCGCACCGCGGAGCGCACGGTGGGTCGTGAAACGCCGGGGACCGCCAACACATCCGGCGTGCGTTTCCTGGAGCGGATGGCGACGCACCGGCAGTCGTTCTTTCCCTTCCTGTGGGACGCCCGCACCGAGTTGTGGCAGCGCATGCAGGGCGGCGCACCCGCGCGCCCCCGACTCCCGGCATCTGCCGAATACCTCGGTATCGA from Longimicrobium sp. encodes the following:
- a CDS encoding tryptophan 2,3-dioxygenase family protein, producing the protein MSTHDPSPYVLPCGHTVRDAAQTHYCTYLHLPQLLSLQPGPDKVRHPEEHLFVVTHQAFELWFTQLRVDLPRIIQALDADDLAMGAWLAQRCTRVVRMFSPMMRMLETMTLGGFYAFRNHLVPASGGESGQWPEIEVLSGAREPEFRRYLQSEISPDPSSVPHTYLWTDRLAELWDQPSVASAAEAAFARRGVTPAQAYEASHLGGGHGDLTALAEALLDYDEEVRIWRFMHARTAERTVGRETPGTANTSGVRFLERMATHRQSFFPFLWDARTELWQRMQGGAPARPRLPASAEYLGIESVDPADRAV